One part of the Sarcophilus harrisii chromosome 5, mSarHar1.11, whole genome shotgun sequence genome encodes these proteins:
- the PLEKHA8 gene encoding pleckstrin homology domain-containing family A member 8 isoform X2, with the protein MEGVLYKWTNYLSGWQPRWFLLCGGILSYYDSPEDAWKGCKGSIQMAVCEIQVHSADNTRMDLIIPGEQYFYLKARNVAERQRWLVALGSAKACLTDSRAQKEREFTENTETLKTKMSELRLYCDLLVQQVNRTKEAAAAGVGDAKEGIDVGTLLQSTCNTFLKTLEECMQIANAAFTSELLYRTPPGSPRLAVLKPSKTKLPILPIPSALDRQTELNSCENGSLNTEISDSEETLIKNESPLYTKPIEKGNGLSTKENTEDHLTVQSGDVKDDGERDTETPHGSDVEPPPECPMGTNPGGESLGAQAEEEEEEEEEEEEVQTFFSAMNTSFSDIDLLEDGGIPTEAFLESCYAIVPVLDKLGPTVFAPVKMDLVGNIKKVNQKYITNKEGFTTLQKIVLHEVSAGVAQVRNSATEALLWLKRSSVPPRLSLQVQPLFGHA; encoded by the exons ATGGAGGGGGTGCTCTACAAGTGGACTAACTACCTGAGCG GTTGGCAGCCTCGGTGGTTTCTTCTCTGTGGGGGGATTCTGTCTTACTATGACTCCCCCGAAGATGCCTGGAAAGGCTGCAAGGGAAGCATCCAGATGGCTGTGTGCGAGATCCAAG TTCACTCTGCAGACAACACCCGGATGGACCTGATCATCCCCGGGGAGCAGTACTTCTACCTGAAGGCCCGGAACGTGGCCGAGCGGCAGCGGTGGCTGGTGGCCCTGGGCTCGGCCAAGGCCTGCCTCACGGACAGCCGGGCCCAGAAGGAGAGAG AGTTCACTGAGAACACGGAAACCTTGAAAACCAAGATGTCCGAGCTCAGGCTGTACTGCGACCTCCTCGTTCAGCAAGTGAACAGGACGAAGGAAGCTGCGGCGGCCGGTGTGGGGGACGCCAAG GAGGGCATCGACGTGGGCACTCTGCTGCAGTCCACCTGCAACACCTTTCTGAAGACACTGGAGGAGTGCATGCAGATCGCCAACGCGGCCTTCACCTCGGAGCTGCTGTACCGGACCCCCCCGGGCTCCCCCCGGCTCGCGGTGCTCAAGCCCAGCAAG acgAAACTTCCCATCCTGCCAATTCCCAGCGCCCTGGACAG gCAGACAGAATTGAATAGCTGTGAAAATGGATCTTTAAATACAGAAATAAGTGATTCTGAAGAAACCCTGATTAAAAACGAGAGCCCCTTATATACGAAACCCATAGAGAAGGGGAACGGCTTGTCAACTAAAGAAAATACAGAAGATCACTTAACag TCCAAAGTGGTGACGTCAAGGATGATGGAGAAAGGGATACGGAGACACCTCATGGGAGTGACGTGGAGCCGCCCCCGGAGTGTCCCATGGGAACAAATCCTGGAGGCGAATCTCTGGGGGCACAAgcggaggaggaagaggaagaggaggaggaggaggaggaggtccAGACGTTCTTCAGTGCCATGAACACAAG CTTCAGTGACATTGACCTCCTGGAAGACGGCGGCATCCCCACGGAAGCCTTCTTGGAGTCGTGCTACGCCATCGTGCCAGTTCTGG ATAAACTTGGCCCGACGGTCTTTGCTCCCGTTAAGATGGACCTTGTCGGAAACATTAAG AAAGTCAATCAGAAGTACATCACCAACAAGGAAGGCTTCACCACCCTCCAGAAGATCGTGCTGCACGAAGTGAGCGCCGGCGTGGCTCAGGTCAGGAACTCGGCCACGGAGGCCCTCTTGTGGCTCAAGAG GTCCAGCGTGCCTCCCCGCCTCTCCTTGCAAGTTCAGCCACTTTTCGGGCACGCCTGA
- the PLEKHA8 gene encoding pleckstrin homology domain-containing family A member 8 isoform X1 codes for MEGVLYKWTNYLSGWQPRWFLLCGGILSYYDSPEDAWKGCKGSIQMAVCEIQVHSADNTRMDLIIPGEQYFYLKARNVAERQRWLVALGSAKACLTDSRAQKEREFTENTETLKTKMSELRLYCDLLVQQVNRTKEAAAAGVGDAKEGIDVGTLLQSTCNTFLKTLEECMQIANAAFTSELLYRTPPGSPRLAVLKPSKTKLPILPIPSALDRQTELNSCENGSLNTEISDSEETLIKNESPLYTKPIEKGNGLSTKENTEDHLTVQSGDVKDDGERDTETPHGSDVEPPPECPMGTNPGGESLGAQAEEEEEEEEEEEEVQTFFSAMNTSFSDIDLLEDGGIPTEAFLESCYAIVPVLDKLGPTVFAPVKMDLVGNIKKVNQKYITNKEGFTTLQKIVLHEVSAGVAQVRNSATEALLWLKRGLKFLKGFLTEVKNGEKDVQRALNSAYGRTLRQHHGWVVRGVFALALRAAPSYEDFVAALSIREGDHHKEAFGLGMQRDLNLYLPAMEKQLDILDALYEAHGLESDEVV; via the exons ATGGAGGGGGTGCTCTACAAGTGGACTAACTACCTGAGCG GTTGGCAGCCTCGGTGGTTTCTTCTCTGTGGGGGGATTCTGTCTTACTATGACTCCCCCGAAGATGCCTGGAAAGGCTGCAAGGGAAGCATCCAGATGGCTGTGTGCGAGATCCAAG TTCACTCTGCAGACAACACCCGGATGGACCTGATCATCCCCGGGGAGCAGTACTTCTACCTGAAGGCCCGGAACGTGGCCGAGCGGCAGCGGTGGCTGGTGGCCCTGGGCTCGGCCAAGGCCTGCCTCACGGACAGCCGGGCCCAGAAGGAGAGAG AGTTCACTGAGAACACGGAAACCTTGAAAACCAAGATGTCCGAGCTCAGGCTGTACTGCGACCTCCTCGTTCAGCAAGTGAACAGGACGAAGGAAGCTGCGGCGGCCGGTGTGGGGGACGCCAAG GAGGGCATCGACGTGGGCACTCTGCTGCAGTCCACCTGCAACACCTTTCTGAAGACACTGGAGGAGTGCATGCAGATCGCCAACGCGGCCTTCACCTCGGAGCTGCTGTACCGGACCCCCCCGGGCTCCCCCCGGCTCGCGGTGCTCAAGCCCAGCAAG acgAAACTTCCCATCCTGCCAATTCCCAGCGCCCTGGACAG gCAGACAGAATTGAATAGCTGTGAAAATGGATCTTTAAATACAGAAATAAGTGATTCTGAAGAAACCCTGATTAAAAACGAGAGCCCCTTATATACGAAACCCATAGAGAAGGGGAACGGCTTGTCAACTAAAGAAAATACAGAAGATCACTTAACag TCCAAAGTGGTGACGTCAAGGATGATGGAGAAAGGGATACGGAGACACCTCATGGGAGTGACGTGGAGCCGCCCCCGGAGTGTCCCATGGGAACAAATCCTGGAGGCGAATCTCTGGGGGCACAAgcggaggaggaagaggaagaggaggaggaggaggaggaggtccAGACGTTCTTCAGTGCCATGAACACAAG CTTCAGTGACATTGACCTCCTGGAAGACGGCGGCATCCCCACGGAAGCCTTCTTGGAGTCGTGCTACGCCATCGTGCCAGTTCTGG ATAAACTTGGCCCGACGGTCTTTGCTCCCGTTAAGATGGACCTTGTCGGAAACATTAAG AAAGTCAATCAGAAGTACATCACCAACAAGGAAGGCTTCACCACCCTCCAGAAGATCGTGCTGCACGAAGTGAGCGCCGGCGTGGCTCAGGTCAGGAACTCGGCCACGGAGGCCCTCTTGTGGCTCAAGAG AGGTCTGAAGTTTCTGAAGGGTTTCCTGACGGAGGTGAAGAACGGGGAGAAGGACGTGCAGAGAGCCCTGA ACAGCGCCTACGGCCGGACGCTGCGGCAGCATCACGGCTGGGTGGTTCGCGGCGTCTTTGCG CTGGCGCTACGGGCAGCTCCTTCCTATGAAGACTTTGTGGCAGCGCTGAGCATCAGGGAGGGGGACCACCACAAGGAGGCGTTTGGCCTGGGGATGCAGAGGGACCTGAACCTGTACCTGCCGGCCATGGAGAAGCAGCTGGACATCCTGGACGCCCTGTACGAAGCCCACGGTCTGGAGTCCGACGAAGTGGTGTGA
- the PLEKHA8 gene encoding pleckstrin homology domain-containing family A member 8 isoform X3 → MEGVLYKWTNYLSGWQPRWFLLCGGILSYYDSPEDAWKGCKGSIQMAVCEIQVHSADNTRMDLIIPGEQYFYLKARNVAERQRWLVALGSAKACLTDSRAQKEREFTENTETLKTKMSELRLYCDLLVQQVNRTKEAAAAGVGDAKEGIDVGTLLQSTCNTFLKTLEECMQIANAAFTSELLYRTPPGSPRLAVLKPSKTKLPILPIPSALDRQTELNSCENGSLNTEISDSEETLIKNESPLYTKPIEKGNGLSTKENTEDHLTVQSGDVKDDGERDTETPHGSDVEPPPECPMGTNPGGESLGAQAEEEEEEEEEEEEVQTFFSAMNTSAAERAQSGRETRSVVDVVRVCRSLRGPGVHVNKGLWARSWAGVSPPLPRAEQVGWGPSPGPGARIPASDLGAVCDSCRCRRGDSGSDLPGLLRERGNVCEALST, encoded by the exons ATGGAGGGGGTGCTCTACAAGTGGACTAACTACCTGAGCG GTTGGCAGCCTCGGTGGTTTCTTCTCTGTGGGGGGATTCTGTCTTACTATGACTCCCCCGAAGATGCCTGGAAAGGCTGCAAGGGAAGCATCCAGATGGCTGTGTGCGAGATCCAAG TTCACTCTGCAGACAACACCCGGATGGACCTGATCATCCCCGGGGAGCAGTACTTCTACCTGAAGGCCCGGAACGTGGCCGAGCGGCAGCGGTGGCTGGTGGCCCTGGGCTCGGCCAAGGCCTGCCTCACGGACAGCCGGGCCCAGAAGGAGAGAG AGTTCACTGAGAACACGGAAACCTTGAAAACCAAGATGTCCGAGCTCAGGCTGTACTGCGACCTCCTCGTTCAGCAAGTGAACAGGACGAAGGAAGCTGCGGCGGCCGGTGTGGGGGACGCCAAG GAGGGCATCGACGTGGGCACTCTGCTGCAGTCCACCTGCAACACCTTTCTGAAGACACTGGAGGAGTGCATGCAGATCGCCAACGCGGCCTTCACCTCGGAGCTGCTGTACCGGACCCCCCCGGGCTCCCCCCGGCTCGCGGTGCTCAAGCCCAGCAAG acgAAACTTCCCATCCTGCCAATTCCCAGCGCCCTGGACAG gCAGACAGAATTGAATAGCTGTGAAAATGGATCTTTAAATACAGAAATAAGTGATTCTGAAGAAACCCTGATTAAAAACGAGAGCCCCTTATATACGAAACCCATAGAGAAGGGGAACGGCTTGTCAACTAAAGAAAATACAGAAGATCACTTAACag TCCAAAGTGGTGACGTCAAGGATGATGGAGAAAGGGATACGGAGACACCTCATGGGAGTGACGTGGAGCCGCCCCCGGAGTGTCCCATGGGAACAAATCCTGGAGGCGAATCTCTGGGGGCACAAgcggaggaggaagaggaagaggaggaggaggaggaggaggtccAGACGTTCTTCAGTGCCATGAACACAAG CGCGGCAGAACGAGCTCAGTCCGGGCGGGAGACCAGGTCTGTGGTCGACGTCGTCCGTGTCTGCCGCTCTCTGAGGGGCCCTGGAGTGCACGTGAACAAGGGCCTCTGGGCCAGGAGCTGGGCTGgggtctcccctcccctcccccgggcTGAGCAGGTGGGATGGGGGCCGAGTCCTGGGCCTGGAGCCAGAATCCCAGCCTCAGACCTTGGGGCTGTGTGTGATAGCTGCCGCTGCCGCAGGGGAGACAGTGGGTCCGACCTCCCGGGGTTGTTGCGAGAACGGGGTAATGTTTGTGAAGCACTGAGCACATAG